In Centroberyx gerrardi isolate f3 chromosome 7, fCenGer3.hap1.cur.20231027, whole genome shotgun sequence, the sequence CAAATGGGGGTGGTGAAAAGGACGTGAGCTCAAAAGATAATGCCCTGTATGACAAGGCAGGTACTTTAGGGATGTAGGGACGCAGTATCACCTTAGAGCTGTCCAGTGCAAACTGTAAACATGAAGGATGAACAGAGAGCGCATGGATGTCTCCCACGCGTTTCGCTGAGCACAGTGCCAATAAGAATGCTGTCTTATATGAAAGCACATCAATGCCCATAGACTGTAATGGCTCAAAAGGCGCAGGGAGTCACGTGACATCTCGGCTGCGATGCAGATGTAAAGTCTTGAGCTCACACAAGATTTACCCCAAAACCCTTCAAAAGTTATTATATCTTAGTTATTCTTATCCAACTTTGCAACCCAACTCTACTATGACTTCCACGCCTACCAAAAGTGGTCAAAAGAGAGAACTGGAATTATTGCCAGcgaagaaaaaacacagagataacaccaCAATATCCAGAGACGACCTCGATGCTGCCATTTTGAGTGGAGTTAGCCAGGCACTCAAGGAGCAACAACGAATTTTCGATGCCTCGATGGCCCTGGCCGTTAAAGAAGCCCTGGAATCTGTTCTTATGCCCCAACTTACTTCTTTAAAAGACGAGATCTCATCTGCTAATGAGGCCATACGAAAATTAGCGACAGATCTAGAACGTCATGCTAGCAGAGGGCAGAGGACCCAAGCCACTGTGGATTCTCTTCAAGCAACAGTTCGTTCCAATAAACATGACCTGAATGATGCGACCAATAAACTGGCCAGTCTACAGAACAGTCTGATTGAAATGCAGGACCGAAGCCGAAGAAACAACCTCAGACTAATCAACCTTCCTGAATCAGTCGAGGGCTCCGATCCCATGGGCTACCTGCAGACCAACCTCCCTAAGTGGATACCGTCTTTGGCAGGCCGCATTATCGAGATTGACCGCTGTCACCACTTGTACGACAGCAAGCCCAGAGACCATTCTCAAAAACACCGCACCGTCATCTTCCGTCTGCTAAGATATTCGGATAGACAAACTATTCTGAAAGGAGCGCGTAAAGCTCACCCTGTCAAGCATGGCCAAGCCACTCTCTACTTTTTCCCGGACTACAGCCCCCCCACTGCTGCAAAGAGAAGGGAATTCACCCTGGTGATCAAAAAGCTCCAGGCCACTGGGCTCCAGCCTTTCCTTATGTACCCTGCAACCCTCAAGGTGGAACATAGAGGATCTCCACTAACCTTCAACTCCCCGGCCGGCGCGGAGAACCTCTTGCAGTCACTGGATGTCAGTGCATCGGGAGGCCCAGCATCTGTAACCCGCCGCTCTACTGTTGAGACCCAAGCTCCCGGAGTGACCGTAACTTCCAGTCTTGCACCACTCATGGACATGTAACGTTAGCTCATGCTTTTGAGTCCTATAACAAATCTGCCAATGTCGATAAGAATGTTTCTGCAAGGACTCGTATATCTTTGTTTATCTACTTTATAGGTTATCTTAAAGGTAGGGTATTTTGCTACTTTGCTATTTGGAATTTAATATGTTATCAAAGACCTGGATAGGTGCTAATCGCTATTAGCTTTGTTAGTGTTTTGGGGGGTCTTGCAGCGAGTTGTGTGATCTGCGTTGCTGCTGATAATGCCACGGATCTACGTAGGTTTATGTTTTGCAAAGCCTGTAGGAGCGATCTGCGTCCTCGCGGCTTGCAGTTCTTTGTATATAGTTTCCCCACTCTTCCCCCCCTTACTTTATTTTGGCAGACGGTACTTTCCTTGTTTGATAACATACATGACAGGTATAAGGGTAGTGAAGGAAAATAAGATGGTTTCGCACTCAACTTACATTATTAAGATTAAGAACAGGGAGTCAATAACTTTTGGTATGCCTTTACTGTATAACGCTTTTAGTTCACTACATAATGGATGATCTCTCCGTTATATCGTGGAATGTAAACGGGTTAAACTCCCCAGTTAAAAGAACTAGATGTCTGGAATTTCTCCACCATAAAAAAGTCTCACTAGCTATTATTCAGGagacacatttaaaaaactCGGATGTTCTTCGCTTTCAAAACAGGCGTTATAAAATTCTAACTCATTCCTGTGCCTCTAATAAAACGAAAGGAGTACTTATTTTGGCAAAAAGGAATCTTCAGATAATTATTCATCACACTTTCAATGATGACCAGGGCCGTTTTACTTTGGCTGTTGTCACTATATACCAGGTCAGATTAGTAGTAGCCTCAATTTATGCACCTAACAATTTTGATCCAGATTTCTTACTCATGGTGCGCGATAAACTGTTAGAGATGCCTGAATCTAATTTGCTTGTTGCAGGGGATTTTAATTGTACTATAAATGACATCGACAGAACTTCCTCTACCACTGATGTGCAATCCTCTTCAGCCCTTAAGAGCTTCATGTCGGACCTAAACCTTGTAGATATTTGGCGACTTCATAACGAAAGAAATAGAAActatacttttttttccaatagACACAAATCATTTTCTCGCATTGACTATATATTTTTAAGCCAATCTCTAGTCTATTTAGCTCAACCAGATATTTTGCTATATACACCTTAAGGATATGCCCAAAAAGGCCACAAGATGGCGATTCAAGGATTCTTTATTGTTAAATACCGGATTTGTAACCCAAATACATGAAAAACTGATTGAATTCATTGAGGCCAATAAAGACCAATGTAAAAACCCACAGATTCTATGGGAAACCACCAAATGTTTTATAAGGGGCTTCTGCATCTCCTTTTCATCTCATAAAATTTTTTTAAGAGTTTATTCTACATCGTACAAGGCAAAAATACTatgctgagggagagagacctaGCCGCCTTCTAGCTTTGAGGCTGAGAGACAACGAATCAAAAGCAAATATATATGCTATCAGAGACCCAAAAGGCTTAATCATTTCTGATCCTCCCGCTGTTAATGAGATATTCAAGAAATTCTATTCCAATCTCTATACCTCAGAAGTTATATGGGACTACTCGCAGGGTGAAGCTTTCTTTGATCAACTTGATTTACCAAAACTTTCTTCTGACGAAGCAGAACCGTTGGAATCACCCCTTACACTGGAGGAACTAAGTACTGCACTTAAATCTCTTAACAAAGGCAAATCCCCAGGATTGGATGGTTTGCCACCAGAGTTGCTTCTACTAGTATGGGATATAGTTGGACCTCTTCTCTTAAATTCAATTAATTATGCCCTAGAGTTTGGCTTTTTCCAGAAAGACCAAAATATGGcccttatctctctcttattaaagaaaggaaaagatcCTCTTGAATGTGCTAACCTAGACCTATTTCCTTGATCTGTTGCGATGTAAAACTTTTCGCCAAGGTGCTCGTGCACAGATTGGAGGTGTATGTAAGCAAGTTAATTAACTATGACCAGATGGGTTTTATCAGAGGGTGCACGGCATCGAATAACATATGCAGGCTTTCACACATTCAAAAATTCTGATACTTCTGCTGACCCTATTGCACTTTTTACTCTTGATGCGATGAAAGCCTTTGATAGGATTGAATGGAACTATATGTGGGCTGTACTAGAAAATTTTGGTTTTGGACCCAAGTTTATTGATATGATTAAGACATTGTACAATTCACCAACTGCATGTGTAATGACCAGTTCTAAGATATCATCCCCCTTCAAGTTAGAGAGAGGCACTCGTCAAGGGTGCCCCCTTTCCCctattcttttctgtctttgtcttgaGCCTTTAGCACAAATGATTAGACAAAGTAACTCCATAAATCCTGTGAGGTTGTATGGAAAGGATCATCATATATCATTCTTTGCGGATGATATACTCTTGTTTTTATCCAATGTTGAGTCCTCAGTCCCTCAAGTCTTACAGCTATTTGATAAGTTTCTCAGGTTATAAGATAAATTGGGATAAGTCTATTTTAATGCTACTCAACAATACAGCAAAAGTTGTTAATATCCCCCCATGTATTCCGACTAAAGATTATTTTACTTATCTAggcattcacatacacactcaacgATTACAAGGATTGTGAAAGAAAATTTTGTTAAGGTCTTACAAAATATTCAGACCGACATCCAAAGATGGAATGGGTTGCCAATATCTCTTCAAGGTAGAGTGAATATagtaaaaatgaacattttacCCCGggttaactttttatttttcatgattcCTTTATCGCCTCCTCCCAATTACTACAAAGACATCCATTCATTAATCTCTAAATTTATTTGGAGCAGTAAACAAGAATAAAACTAGCTACATTACAGCGAACCAAACTACTTGGTGGCCTTGCCCTACCAAATTTCCAGTTTTATCATTGGGCATTCCAAATAAGAGCTTTACACATTTGGGCAGATCCCCAATCTAAAGTACCTTGGAGATGTATAGAAGACGCAATGGTAAAGCCCCATAGATTGCAAGATTTACTTTTTACCGGACTTGGTCGGACCAATCATCACCTAAAAGGATTGCATGACAGAGTGGCTGGAGTGGTTGGATTGAGTGGTCGTTGCAAAGCACTCAGCCATCCATCGACCGACAGCCATTGATCTGCGCACCCCGAAGCACTTTTTGAGCTGGACCAAGCCGGTTTCTTCGATCGTCTTGAACGAGGAACGTTTCTCTCTCATCAATGTGTGGAGCTGTGAAACTGGCGAAGCTACCAACTGGAAACTGGATCACCGCAGCCGTGCCCGTTGCCATGCCCTGTCAACACGgctaaaaacaaactttagCCTACCTACCTGGTCAGACACCCACTGCATTGCCTTCTTCGTGACGGAACATGTCAACTGCTGTGCTGCCCAGTCCCACAGACCTCTATGGGATCAGATCCGAGCTGCAGGTCATTGAAGGGTTAATCAACGAGCTCCTTCACTGTCAGACTCAACTCAATTCCCGGCTAGCTGCACTGGAGCCCAGCTGCTGTCTGCCCACTACTAGCCAAGGTGTAGAGAGGAAATTCGGTCAGACCGCTGGCCCACTGGTCCAGAACACCTGGTCCTCTGTGGTTAAAGGGACAAAGCGGcggcccctccctctcttcgaCCCAGTGGTGGAGGATCCCCTTCAGCTGTCAAATTCCTACGCTCCTCTGGCTTCTCTCAATGACGACCCGAGTTCCTCAGCCCTGCTTCGTGATGTCCGAGGGGCTGCCCCTCCGTTGGGGAAGCGCGCACCGCCGAGTCCCGACTCCTCCAGTAGTACACCAACCACTTCTCCTGTAACTAAGAGACAGCGGATGATGACCCCCGATAAGGAGCCCGACACCGGCCTCCCACTGTCCAGCTCCTCGCAGTCAGCTCCAGTTGATCCATCCACTCGTCCTCCGCCTACAACAAGACATGCCAGCAGGGCTAATGTCGGCAATGCTGCTACTAGCTCTATTAGCCCTGCCAATAGTCCCGCGCTAGCATACCTGGCTAATCAGCACAAACTTGCCGTCTATAATGGCGAATGCCCAGACGACAAGCCCAAGTTTTTATTAATAGGGGACTCTATCGTCAGATATGCCAAACTTCCTGAATGTATCACATATTGCTTCTctggtttttatttatttacttttatcttatccatctctgtttttatctctctcttttaatcatgtaaagcactttgagttgcccCCTGTGTACgaattgtgctatataaataaacttgaacttgaacttaaaaCTAGGTAGTATAATATCGAACTCCTTAAATATTTGGAAAAAAGCAGAGAAATGCATGGGTGGACCATTCCAAACTACTGCACAAACTCCCCTCTGGCATAACCTTAAGTTCTTGATTGGTGGCAAGCCGTTTCAAAATCCATTATGGTCCTCTCAGGGCATCAATACATTTGGGGACATGTATGGTGATAATGTCCTATGTTCATTTCAGAACCTCCAAATTTCATTCAATCTTCCTGCTTCATCATATTTTGTCTATCTACAGCTCCGTTCTGCTCTCAGAGCATATGGTGTGCCGTGGGACCGTCCACCAACAGTCCACTCAATGTTAGAGTGGGTAAAACCATCTGAATGTTTACGAGGCAGAGTCTCTTTTATTTATGATGCTTTATTACATAATTCTGCTCAAGGTTTATCCATAGAAAAGCTATGGGACAGGGAACTTTCGACATTTAATCAAGATCTGGATTGGGATACAATCTGGTTTAATCTATCTCAAACTTCTAAGAATTTAGCTCATCAGCTGATCCACTACAAAACTATCCACAGAGCATATGCAACTCCATATagaaaatttaaaatgaatcGAATTCCTAGCTATAATTGCAATATCTGTAATGCCCTACCTGGTACATTTATCCACGTTTTGGGAATGCCCCAAAATTGCAGATCTGTGGACTTTTGTGGTGGATGAACTGTCTAAATTGCTTGATATCAATGTCCCAAGAACACCACACTTTTGTTTATTAAACGATGACTCTGACCTTGGATATACTATGATCCAACGGAAAATGTTGATGGCAGGTTTCACGGCATCTAAGAAAGCTATTTTACAGCTATGGATCAGTCCTCAGCTATCACCTCAAAGGTTCTGGATAAATTATTTAGACGACATTGTAAATATGGAATATAATACGGCCAGATTAAATAAGGCCAAGAAGTCCACTTTACAAATGTGGGAGAAATTCCTTTGTAGAATCCGAGATGATGTGATATGTTGATATTGTAGGCTATATATGTAatgtatatataattttttgttGTCGTtgagtgtgttgttgttgttttttctttttttcatttcatttatctaCTACCATCTATGTATTTGTTTAGATATGGGTATTTTCATAgttgtgtgtatacatgtatatatatatatatatatgtatatgtgaatGTAATATTTCACTGCTCCATTATACCCAGATATGGACTCAATACTTTACACCTCAAACATATAAATGCTTTGTTGGTAACCGTCttgccctcccccctccccccagatgtttttgtgaaaatcaataaaaagttaatcacaaaaaaaaaaaggcacatcGCACAGTGCATCTAGAACCAGAGTAAGGTCCCACTGGGGAATCATGGTTTTGCACATCAGCCTCTTACGCTGTACGCCCTTCATAAAACGCATCACCAGAGGATGGGAGCCGGGGGATTTTCCGTCAAATCCCACATGCCAGGCAGAAATAGCCGAGAGATAGACCTTAATAGTGGAAAAGGAAAGGCCTCTTTCCAATAATTCTTGgagaaatgtcaaaatatccACCACAGAGCTTTGGAACGGAATAATATTCCTTTCGTGACACCAAGCATCGAATAAACGCCACTTGAGCGTATATAACCCCTGCGTGGACACTGCTCTGGCACTCTGTATTGTGTCAATGACGTTAGCAGGCAACCCCGTCGCTGTCAGTTTCTCCCTTTCAGGGGCCAGGCCCACAGATCCCAAATTTCGGGGCGCGGGTGCCAAATCTGGCCCTGGGCCTGCGACAGCAGGTCTCTGCACATGGGGAAGCGCCACGGTCTCCCGTTCAGAAGAGACATGATCTCCGTGAACCATGCTTTCTTGGGCCAACGTGGGGCGATCAGAATCATAGTTAATCTCCCTATGCGCACAAGCTCCAGTGTGGTCTGGATCAGCGCCACCGGAGGAAACACATACAGGAGTGTCTGAGGCCACTGATGAGCCAGCGCATCTAACCCGAGGGGCGCGCTCCCGTCCTGTAGCGAGAAGAACATAGGACAGTGCGCGTTTTCTCTCGAGGCAAACAGATTGACGGTGGCTCTGCCAAACCGACCCCATATCTGTTCCACTACCTCGGGGTGCAGTTTCCATTCTCTCGCCAGTGGAAACCCCCTGGAGAGAAGGTCTGCCCCGCTGTTCAGTTTCCCCGGGATGTGCGTTACTCTGAGAGACAGCAGGTGAATGCTGCTCCATGACAGTAggctgtgagacagagagaggaggggaagagagcaCGTCCCTccctgtttgtttatgtgcgcAATTACGCACGTATTGTCGCTGCGTACTACAACATGCTGTCCCGACAGCAGACCCATACTGTAAAATTGTCTTAGTGACAGATACACAACATAGAGCTCCAGCAGATTGATATGCCATGACCTCTCCTCGTCCGTCCAGGTCCCATTCACGAATGGCAGAACTTGGTATTCGTACATTGTGCCGTTGTAGGCAAAGCGCAGAAACTGTCTGTGTCTCGGTAATATTGGCACGTGAAAATAGGCATCCTTTAGGTCCACCGTAGTGAACCAATCCCCCGGTCGAACCGACTGCATTACCTGGCGTAATGTCAGCATTTTGAACGTGAACCTTCTCAGGTATTTGTTTAGTACCCTCAGGTCCAAAATAGGATGGAGGCCTCCGTACTTTTTCGGTACCACAAAGTAACGGCTGTAAAATCCGCCCTGAGCTTCGTTCATGCGGACCCTGCTTATAGCCTGTTTCTCCAGCAGAGAGTGGATTTCTTCTCTTAATACTGGGGTGCAGGATGGATGCACTTTTGACATTATAATGCCTATGAATAGTGGGGGACGCTTCCTGAATTGGAGCCTGTAGCCctgaactacatttcccatgatcCACTGCGACGCTCCGCATGCCTGCCAAGAGGTTTCTCTCGCAGCTAGTCTGCCGAGCATTCGTGGTACCGCAGCGCCTCTGCTGGTGGGCTGGAGCAATGACCAGGACAGGTCTGAGAGGCTAAGTTTGGGAGCGGACAAGGGGCTATTTCCTCATTTATTTCCGCTATCGGAGGACATATTGTGGGGCAGGAAAGGCCCTTTATTGACACACAGGTTTTCTGAACATTGTGAACTTTGTGTGGGGGCTGTGCTTGAGTGCAACTGTTTGCTTAACCGAGGTTTCTTTAACACCGGTGCAAACTGAAAATGAGGGATCTCTCAGTTTAGCCCTGTGGGTCGAGAGCCCGTAGTAT encodes:
- the LOC139909621 gene encoding uncharacterized protein LOC139909621, giving the protein MNEAQGGFYSRYFVVPKKYGGLHPILDLRVLNKYLRRFTFKMLTLRQVMQSVRPGDWFTTVDLKDAYFHVPILPRHRQFLRFAYNGTMYEYQVLPFVNGTWTDEERSWHINLLELYVVYLSLRQFYSMGLLSGQHVVVRSDNTCVIAHINKQGGTCSLPLLSLSHSLLSWSSIHLLSLRVTHIPGKLNSGADLLSRGFPLAREWKLHPEVVEQIWGRFGRATVNLFASRENAHCPMFFSLQDGSAPLGLDALAHQWPQTLLYVFPPVALIQTTLELVRIGRLTMILIAPRWPKKAWFTEIMSLLNGRPWRFPMCRDLLSQAQGQIWHPRPEIWDLWAWPLKGRN